ACTGGGCCCAGAGCCGTTCCCGTTCGGGGTGGGCGGCGGTCAGTGAGCGGAGCTCGCCGAGGAGTTCGGTGTGCCGGCCGAGGGCCAGCACGGCCTCGGTGCGGCCTTCGAGGACGTCCAGTCGGGCCTCGGCGAGCCGGCCGGTCTCGGCTCCGCGGAGCACCTCGGAGGGGATGTCGACCAGCGCCGGTCCGCGCCACAGCGCGAGTGCCTGCTCGTAGTGGGCGGCGGCCCGCTCGGGCTCGCCGGCGCGCAGCTGGGCGTGGCCGAGGTCGCGCAGCCGGGTGAACCGGTCGGCGTCGAACTCCTTGGCGTCGGCGGCGAGGAGGTAGCCGCCCGCCTCCGTGGCGAGCCGCTGTCCGGCCTCGCCGAGCGCCTTGCGCAGCCGCATCACGTAGTTGCGCAGCGTGGTGGCGGCGGTGCGCGGCGGCCGCCCGTCCCAGACGGTGTCGGCCAGGACGTCGGCCGGCACCACCTGCCCCCGTCGGACGAGCAGCGCCGCGAGCAGCGCCCGCTGCTTGGCCGCCGGCACCGGCCGGTCCCCCTCGCCGTCCCGCACGAGCAGCGGTCCGAGAATTCCGAACTCCATCCCTCACACACCCCCCACACCTCGGCCTGGTTCGCCGGGCGGCGGGGCCCGTCCCCCGACAGCCGCCGCCCGGCGCAACACCGTTCTATGTCGGTGCGGATTTGACCGGTGGATCTTGCGGTGACGGCCAATCAACTCCGGTCTTGCGGGGCGTTCACCGAGGTCGACGCGGACGGCGCCGCGGCCCCGGTGACGGGCCGCGGCGCCGGGCGAGCGGGTGGCGGTGCCGGAGCCGCCGGCGGATTGACCGGGCGGCCGGCCCCGCCGGTCAATCAATTCCGGTCGACGGGCGGCTCAGCCGCAGTGGCTCCAGCCGCTGGTCCAGGTGGTGCTGCGGTAGGAGCCGCCCCAGTCGACGCAGGTCCCGGCGGCGGAGAGGATCACCGGGCCCGCGTAGTAGGTGTAGCTGCCCGGATTGTCTGCGGTGGCGCCGCCCTGGACCTTGAGAGTGGCGTTCATCGGCACCGCCCCGGACGGCTGGGTGGCCAGGGTGACCACGCAGTTGCGGCCGCTCGCGGCCTCGTACAGCAGGTAGGCGGTGGCGCCGCCGAGGGAGTGCGAGTCGACCACGCCGAAGCCGGCGCCGCAGACCTGCGTCGGCGTGTAGGGGTTGGCGGTGGAGGCCGCGACCGGGGTGATGTAGCCGTCGATGCGGTAGCCGTCGGCGGGATCGACGGTGCCGGGCACGCTGCCCGTGGTGCGCTGCGCGGCCGGGATCGTGAGCGGCACGACGGAGGAGCTCTTCGCGAAGTCGGCCTCGCTCGCCGCGTTCGGGTCGCCGTTCCAGTCGCCGTTGGCGGTGACCACCGAGCCGTCCGCGGTCACCGCGGTGACGATGCCGACGTGGTGGATGACGGTGCCCGAGCCGCTGCCGGTGCCGTAGATCACCGCGTCACCGGGCTGCGGGACGTACGAGGCGGCGGTGTGCAGGGTGCCGTTGTTCTGGCCGTAGGTGCGGAAGCTGACCGCGGAGGCGTCCAGCCCGGTGACGGCGAGGCCGGAGTTGCGCCACGCCCAGATCGCGAAGTCGGCGCACCAGTACTCGGGGACGCCGGCCCAGCCGACGCAGCTGTGCTCGAACTGGGCGCCGCCCAGGGTGTTGTGGGTCGGTGTGTTGGCGCAGGTGCCGGCGGTGCGGCCGACGTTGGCGGCGGCCAGCCGGGCGGCGTCGGACGCCGAGGCGGCAGCGGCCGAGGTGGCAGGGGCGGTCGCGGCCGGGGCGGTCGCGGGGGTGGTGCCGGCAGCGGCGGAGGCGGCGGCGGGAGCCAGGGCGGTGAGGCCGAGGGCGAGGGCAGCGGCGGCGGCCAGGGCGGCTGTGCGGCGCAGGAAGCGGGTGGGTGTCACCGTTCTCCTCGTGCAGCGGAAGGCGGTTACGGACACGGCGGCGGCCGCGGGCCACCGCCCGCCGGCGCCGCCGCCGGTCCGCATCCTCCGCGCACGCCGTATCGTCCGGGTCGCGCCGGAATGTCACCTCCGTCCTGGCCTGCCCTTTCCGGCCGTTGACGTTCCGCCGGTGCGCACCCCTCGCCCGGGACAGCACGCACGGCGGGGCCCGGGCCTCCGGCGCGGGTGCGCGGTGGAGGGCCGGGCGGCGGGTCAGCCGTGGTTGGTGTCCGGGTAGCGGCAGGCTGTCTTCCGGGCGCGGGTGAGTTCGGCGTCGTTGAGTTCGGCGACCGGGAGGGCGCCGGCCGCCCCGCGGGAGACCAGGCGCTGGTCCGAGATGGTGCTGGGGCCGTCGCCGCCGAAGCAGGCGACGGCCACCACCTGGACGGCGACCTGCGCGTCGGCGTTGTCGGCGGGCGTGGCGGGCCGCCAGATCGCGACGAATCCGGCGCCGGCGTCCGAGGACATGCCGAGCTGCTGCCACTGAGGTGTGCTGCTGCCTGCCCTGGGCAGGTACGCGGCGTAGCCGACGATGCCCAGATGGCTACCGGTGGCGCGGAGTTCGTAATGGCCGGGTTCGCCGGAGCGCGGTGCGACGGCGAGCGTGATCGAGGCGGGCGGGGCCACCGCATCGGGACAGTCGGTGGGTTGGACGACGGCGGGCGGGTTGCCGTGCACGACGGCGGAGGAGACATAGCCACCGGTCGCGATCTTGAACCAGCGCATGTCGGGCGAGCTGGACGTGGAGTCGATGACCACGTCGCCCAGACAGAAGCCGGTGAGTGCCAGTTGACAGCCCGAGGGCACCTGGAGGACGACGTCGGCACTGAGGCTGGCTCCGGCGCGCAGCCGGGTGCTGGCGTTGTAGGTCGTACCGGAGAACAGGGCCGTGGGCGAGGTGTCCGCGGCCGGGCAGCCGACCGATCCGCTGGCGGTCGGGACGGCGGACGCGCCGGGCGTCAGGGAGCTCTGGGCCACGTTCCGGTTCCGCCCGAAGCCGCCCGTCCGCAGCGCGACCAGGGCGAGGACGGCGGTGAGGGCGAGGAGGGTGGCCGTGCCGACGGTCGTCCAGCGGGGCGGCCGCCAGCCGCCGCGCACGGTCTCGGTCGGCGAGAGCTCCTGCGGGGGCTCCGGCAGCAGCGTCGCGGCCGAGGACACGGCCGCGCTCGTCGCCGGAGCGGACCGGCCCGCGAGCACGTCCTGGCCCGGCGCGCTCTCCGGAGCCGTCCTGTCCGCCGGCTCCTCCGCCGCCCTCTCCTCCGCCGCCCTCTCCGGGGCCGGGGCGGTCGCGCCGCGGGCGAGTTCACGGTCGAGGTCGTTCCAGCGCCGCGTCCACTCGTCGACGTTGCCGCCGCAGGCCCCGACGTAGGCCTGGGTCACCTCCAGGCTGGGCAGCCGGACGCCGCCGGCCGCGTCGCTCAGCGTGGTGGCGCCGAATCCCGCTCGCTCGGCGAGGACGCGGTAGGTGGGATTGCCGGCCCGCTCCCGGACCAGCCGCAGGTCGTGGGCGAAAGCCTGAACCGGCCCGTCGGCCGGATCGACTGGACGCGGTCTGC
This genomic window from Streptomyces sp. TLI_235 contains:
- a CDS encoding CHAP domain-containing protein; translation: MTPTRFLRRTAALAAAAALALGLTALAPAAASAAAGTTPATAPAATAPATSAAAASASDAARLAAANVGRTAGTCANTPTHNTLGGAQFEHSCVGWAGVPEYWCADFAIWAWRNSGLAVTGLDASAVSFRTYGQNNGTLHTAASYVPQPGDAVIYGTGSGSGTVIHHVGIVTAVTADGSVVTANGDWNGDPNAASEADFAKSSSVVPLTIPAAQRTTGSVPGTVDPADGYRIDGYITPVAASTANPYTPTQVCGAGFGVVDSHSLGGATAYLLYEAASGRNCVVTLATQPSGAVPMNATLKVQGGATADNPGSYTYYAGPVILSAAGTCVDWGGSYRSTTWTSGWSHCG